Below is a window of Pseudomonadota bacterium DNA.
AAACGGGACCCTGATCTCCGGCCGCAAGCATCCAATGATTGAGGCCATCGTCGCGGTCGACGCAACATCCACCGCAAGCTCATAGGGGCGGTCGTTCTCGTTGCCGAACATGACCGCATCAACGCCAGCTGCCTGCAGCGCTTTCAGGTCGGCCCGCGCGCTATCAATCAACCCCTGCAGGCCAGCAGCATCATCGTAAAGCGGCGTACCGGGGAGCGCGCCGAGGTGCACCATCGCGATCACCGGTTTGCGCGTGCCGAACAAGGCTTCAAACTTTGGCATGTGTATCCCCGTCACGCTCTTTGGCCGGGCGCCGCTCGGCCCTTTCTTCGGCGCTTTGTGTTCCGCGAAGGTTCAACTAACATGTCAGTCAAACACGCAACAAACAGATACGCCTTCGGGAGGCCGGGATGCAAATCGAAACACCGCTCAAGACACGAAGCTGGGATCGTCTTGGCAATGGCGGACTGACCTTCACGGAACTCGGATTCGGTGCAGCCCCCATCGGCAATCTCTACCGAGCGATCAGCGACGACGACGCCCACGCGGTTCTGGAAGCCGCTTGGGCAGCGGGCGTGCGCTATTATGATACGGCACCACTGTATGGCCTTGGCCTATCGGAAACGCGGATGAACCGCTTCCTGCGGACCAAGCCTCGGGACGATTATGTTCTGTCCACGAAGATCGGGCGCTGGTTCAAGGTGACAACGCAGGACAAGCGCGACTGCATCGGCAAGTTTTTCGATGTTCCTGCCCGGAACGAGGTCTACGACTACACCTATGATGGCGTGATGCGCTCACTTGAGTTTTCGCTTGAGCGTCTTGGCGTTGACCGGGTGGATATCCTTTTTGCCCATGACCTCGACATCTTCAATCATGGAAGCCAGGAGGCTTTGGATGCGAAAATCGCCGAGCTAATGAACGATGGCGGTTACAAGGCGCTGAGCGAGTTGCGCGAGCAAGGTGTCATCAAGGCGTTCGGTGCGGGCGTCAATGAGTGGCAGACCTGCCAGACCCTCACCGAGCAAGGCGACTTCGATATCTTCCTGCTTGCGGGCCGCTACACGCTGCTTGAGCAAGAGGCTCTCAACAGCTTCCTGCCTCTGGCCGAAAAACGCGGCATCGGCATGGTCGTCGGCGGCCCCTACAATTCCGGCATTCTCGCCAGCGGGCCAAAGCCCGGGGCGTTCTACAATTACAACCCCGCCCCGGATGACGTCATTGAGAAGGTCAAGCGGATCGAAAAGGTCTGCAACGCCCACCAGGTGCGCATGGTCGACGCGGCATTTCAGTTTCCACTGCGGCACCCAACCACGGTTTCGGTCATTCCCGGCGGTCAGGGTGTAGCGGAGATGGAGTCAAACCTGGTGGCGGCAGGAGCCTCGATACCCGAAGCGCTTTGGGCGGACCTCAAAGACCAAGGCCTCCTGCGCGCCGATGCCCCTGCTTGAAGCGATAAACAAAGCGTAGGCGTTATTGCGCCATCAAAGCGCGTACCTCACGCTCAGTTACCCGGTCGCGCAACGCGGGTGGGCTGGCGACATGCAGCGCGGCAGCGGCGTTCGCAAACCGGCACGCCTCGATAAGCTCTCCGCCAGCCGCGATTGCTGCGCTCAATGCACCAATGAAGGCGTCTCCTGCTCCATGGGTCGACTGAACGGCGACCGTGTGAGGCGGCAGCGCCTCCACACCTATGGCTGTCGCAACGCAAAGCCCCCCGCCCCCCAGCGTTACAATCGCCGCGGTCCGGTCACCACGAAGCTCGGTGGCGGCTTCGATAGGCTTCAAGTGGCGTCCGTCGCGCTCCAGAAGTCCGGCTGCCTCGACGCGATTGACCACAAGCACATCGACCAAGGTATCCAGTGCGGCTGGCAGTGGCCGCGCTGGTGCCGCGTTCATGATGATCGTTGCGTCGCGTTTCGAGGCCATCTGCGCAACGGCAAGCGTGATCGCCGGTGAGAGTTCGTTTTGCAATACCAAAACAGCTGGTTCAGGTGGAAGCACGAGCTTGAGCGGGTCGAACGCGAGATTGGAGGAGGAGACGATCACGGCTCCGTAGTTGCCGTCCGGCAGGCTGATGGCGACGCTCATGCCCGTCGGCTCGTCCACACGCTGAAGCCCCGTCACATCGACGCCCGCTTCTGCAAGAGTTCGAACCGCATCCGCGCCCGGTTCGTCGTACCCAACACACCCCGCAAAGTGAACGCTTGCGCCAAAGCCCGACGCGAAACGGGCGGCGGCGACCGCCTGATTGCCCCCCTTTCCGCCGAACGCGTAGCGCACCGACTGACCAACCAGCGTCTCATCGACTTTTGGAAGTCGCGGAGCATCCACAATCACGTCGTGGTGGACCGCGCCGACAACCACGATTGGGCGCATCAACCCGCCCCGAACAGCGCGCGTGAGATGATTGTGTGGCTGGCTGCCGCGTTCTGCGCCGCAATGGCTTGAGCAAGGTCGACGTTGTCCATCAGGCCTTCGGCGACGGCACGCAGGCGATCCGTCGCCGCAATGTTCGCACGCGCTTCCTCGCATGGATCAAGGCCGCCATGGTCGGGGAAGGTATCGAAATAGATCGCCCCGGCGTAGCCCGCCCGCGCCAGTTCCACAAACAGTTCAACGGTCTGAATGGGGTGCACCGAACCAACCATCAGGCCGTCGTCACGCTTGCCGTAACCATCATTGAGATGAACGCCCAGTATCTTTGAATGACGCTCGATCAGATGCGCCGTGTGGGCAGGCATCTCGTCGGCATACAGGACATGGGCGAAGTCCAGCGTCACGCCAAGGTTCGGGCTGCCGGCTTCCTTCACGGCCAGAAGCGTGGTGCCGATGTCGGGCATCAGGGCGTAGGCGCGCGGCTCGTTCGGTTTGTATTCGATCGCAATTTGTACCGAGCGGTTATGCGCGCATACGGCCTGAATGGCATCAATGGTGTCGTCCCACATCTGCCGATAGTTGCCTTGGAAGGCATAATCAAACCCGTCCTGCCCCATCCATAGCGTCATCAGATCGCCACCCATCTCCGAGAGTGTGTCGATGCCGCGCCTGGTGAGGTCGATGGCGTTTTGGCGGACCGCACGGTCCGGATGCGTGAATGCGCCAAGACGGAAACCCGGATCGGTGTAGTAGCGCATCGCAAGCCCATTGAGCGCTATTCCAAGCCCATCGAGGACGCTTGCTACGTCGCGGGCGGTGTGGGTCTCGAAATGGTCCGGATAGTTCAGGTCCGCCGCATTCAGACCCTCAACGCTCGCGGCCCCACGAAGCATATCCTCAATGGTCGGTTTGCCGGGCAGGCCGATCTTGAACGCATTCAGGCGCGCGGCGTAACGCGGTGCGTTTGGGCGCTGGCCCGGGGACAGTGGCTGCATCATAAGCTCGTGAACAATTCCGGGCGATCGCGCATCATCGGCTCAAGCACGGTGATGAGCTGCCGTAGATGAGCGCGGGTGGCAAGACGCGCCGCGTGCGGGTCGCGGGCGGCTAACGCGTCGATGATCGCCATATGCTCGACAATGGTTGCCTCGACCCGCCCAGGTTCGGGCAACAGCAACTGTCGTGCCCGATCAACATGCACCCAACTCGTCTGCGCCAACTGGCCGAGCCGCTTGAAGCCCGTAAACGACATCATCTGTTCATGAAAGGCGCGGTCCTGTTCGTAGAAGCCAGGGAAATCGCCATCGTCCACGAACACTTTCTGGATGCGCAAGGTACGTCGAAGCTCGGCGAGCTGCGCCTCGGTGATCCGTTCGGCCAGCCGTTCGACGGCCGCTGTTTCCAAGGCTTCACGCAGAAATGCGCCCTCGCGGATTTCCTCGACCGAGAAACGGGCCACGAAGGTGCCGGCCTGCGGGACCACATCCACCAGCCCTTCGCCAGCCAGTCTGGCAAGCGCTTCGGCCACGGGTGAACGCGAGACGCCGAGCATGCCGCAAATTTCCGGCTTTCTGAGGACCTCTCCGGGCTTCAGAGCCAGCGAAAGGATTGCCTGTTTCAGAGACGCATAGGTGCGCTGTGCGAGCGTACCTGAAAACGCGTCCAATGGCGCAAGGATTTCTTCGGTTGCTTTGGGTATGGACAGGCCCGCTCCGCCATTTTGGCGATCAGTCTTTAAGTGTGCTTCAGATTTGGGCATGGCTTGCGCGCTGGGCTTGTGCGGCTGTAGCATTCTAGCATGTTAGGAAGCCCCGCTTGGCCGGTCAAGCAAGGCCTAAGACCGCAACAGATCAACCACCCAGGGCAGCGGACGGACGGATCATCGCGGCCCCAATCCAAAAAACTTCCGGGAGATAGACTATGAAGCTCGTTCGATACGGCGCGTCCGGCGCTGAAAAACCTGGGCTTATCGATGCAGGGGGCACCCTAAGGGACCTTTCAGCGCATGTAGAGGACATCGCTGGGGACACGCTTGGCGATGCCAGCATTGCACGGCTCGCCGACCTCGACGCTGCGTCGCTGCCGGCGGTCGACGGTACACCGCGCATGGGTCCGTGCGTCGGGAATGTTGGCAAATTCATCTGCGTTGGCCTCAACTACGCCGACCATGCCGCCGAGTCCGGCATGGATGTGCCGCCCGAACCGGTCCTGTTTTTCAAGGCGACCAGTGCCATCACCGGCCCAAACGATGATGTGATCATTCCGAAGGGGTCCGAGAAATCGGATTGGGAGGTCGAGCTTGGCATCGTGATCGGCAAGGAAGCGCGCTACGTCTCTGAAGACGACGCGATGGACCATGTTGCAGGCTACTGCGTCATCAACGACCTGTCGGAGCGGCACTTTCAGATCGAGCGCGCCGGTCAGTGGGTCAAAGGCAAATCAGCCGACACGTTCGGCCCCATCGGGCCGTGGCTGGTGACCCGCGATGAAGTCCCGGACCCGCAAAACCTGTCGATGTTCCTTGAGGTTGATGGACACCGCTACCAGGACGGCTCGACCAAAACGATGGTCTACGGCGTTCGCCATCTCGTCCACTACATCTCGCAGTTCATGAGCTTGCAACCAGGCGACATCATCTCGACCGGCACGCCACCGGGCGTCGGGATGGGCCAGAACCCGCAAACCTACCTCAAGCCCGGTCAGACGATGCGGCTCGGGATTGAGGGGCTTGGCGAGCAGGTGCAGACGACCGTTGCTTATTCTGGCTAGCTCGCAAGAGCGGCGCCGTCGGCCAACGTCTTGAGCTTCGCCCAGGCGATCTCCGGGTCGACAGCGCCAAAGCCCGCAAACGTCCCGAAACCGCAGTCCGAACCGGCGATGACCCGGTCTTCGCCCACAATCCCGGCGAAGCGCTCGATGCGTTGACGCACCACTTGGGGGTGCTCGACAAAGTTCGTCGTCGTATCGACAACGCCGGGCACAAGAACCTTGTCGTCGGGGATGTCCGACTTGCGGTCCGCGAACACGGTCCATTCATGCGCGTGGCGCGGGTTCGATGTCTCGAACAGCACATAGCGCGCATTGGCGCTCATCAGCGTATCGAACATGGTCGCCATATCGATGTCGCAGACGTGTGGGCCTTCATAATTGCCCCAGCAGATGTGAATGCGGACGCGTCCCGGGTCGATACCCTCCAGCGCATGGTTGAGCGCATCCACATTCTGCTGCGCGACGCGCACGAATTCCTCGTCGCTCAGATCGGTGAACAGCATGTGGCGCGACAGGGCGAGGTCGGGACAGTCGAGCTGAACATCGAGCCCGGCTTCGACAATCGTGCGATATTCATCCCGCATCGCATCGGCCAGCGCCGCTAGATAGGCCTCTCGGCTCGGATAATGCTCATTGGGCAAAAACAGCGAAATCACGCCGGGGGATGCCGCATTCATGAAGCCGCGCTCGACGCCATATTTGGCCATTCCGGCCTTAAGGTTGGCGATGTCCTTTTCAAGCTCACCCTGCCCCAGCGACTTGACCTCGCCGACACACATGGGCCGCGCATAAGTCGGCGTCCCCCCGTCATCGCGAAGCCTCTCCAGGAATGTTGGGAACAACTTGAGATCGGCCGGAGCGTTTCGCGGGCTGTCGCCATCAAAGCCGGAATAGCGATCCTTCACATAGGTCGCGTAGCTGATCTTGGAGGTCTCCCCGTCGGAGACGACCGTAATACCCGCTTCGTTCTGCCGCCTCACAACCTCATCGACCGCCTCTGTCATCGCCGCATCGAAGTCCGCTTGGTCGTATGACTGCTTTTTCTCGCGTGCGAAGATGAAGTCGACGACTTTCTGGCTGCGCGGCAACGAGCCCACATGGGTGGTAGCGATGGTCATGGGTGGCTCCTTCAGGGCTTCTTATTGCTTGCAAGCACGACCGAATGAAAGTCGCACTCGGGGTCTTCCTTTACGAACCGGATATCGGAAAATCCCGACCGCGTCAGCAGGCTTTCATACTCGGCCGGGTCGAGGCTCGCATGATAGCCGGCCTCACCTTCGACGGTGCCTGAGCCCTCGCAATCCTTGGGCCCGACGGTCAGCATCATCGCGCCGCCTGGCGCAACGTGCTCCGCCAGACGCGGAATGGTCTGGCGCTGCTCAGCGCGGCTCAAATGAAAAAAGGCGTCCCATGAGATCAGCCCATCGAAGTGATGCTTGAGCGCAAGGGTCCGCATGTCCGCTTCGATCCAGGTGTGATCCGCAAAGCGCTTTCGGGCGATGGCCAACATGGCCGGTGCGCAATCGATGCCGGTCAGACGGCAACCCGCTCCAATCAGATACCGCGCAATCGGTTCCCCTGCCCCGCAACCGACGTCTGCGACTGTCGGCCGGTCAGGCAGCGCACCCAGAAACCGATCTAGCCATGGCCGTTCGAAGAGGAACTTAGCGCGATGGGCGTCGTAACCCGTAGCCGCCTTGTCATAGATGGCGCGGGTTGCGGCATGGACCGCAACCAGGTCTGGTGTGATCGAGGCGGCCGCGGGTCTCACGCTAGGAAGGCACCCAGGTCGCCCCCGCAGGATCGCCGGTGGCGACGATGTGATACAGCGCGGCGTCGCCGGACATCGAAGGCTGACTACGGTGAGCAATGCCTTCCGGCACGCTCATCGTGTCGCCCGGGGCCAACGTAACCGTGCCATTGTTCACGCCGTTCGCCCAATCGACACGCCAGTGGCCCGTCACAGGCATGAGGACGGCCGGTTTATCGTGACTGTGCATCTCATCGGAAGCAGACGCTCGCGTGACGAAATCCACTTCGAAGCCCGGCTTGTCGCGCAGCTTCCCATTTTCGCCGATCACCTTTGCAGGCGTCCGATCCGACAGCGCCATCAGATCCCAATAGCGGGCAACGTAATTGGGTATCACATCATCCGTGGTCGGCTCCGGAAACGCCTTAAGCTCCTCATCGGTCAAAAGGGGCATAGGCTTCTCACCATCGGGAAGGCTCTCGCCACGTAACGTGTCGTAGAGCTTTCCTTTCTCGGACAAGACCAGCCCATGGTCCTTGGCGTCCTCGATCACCTGTGGCGCCCATATCACGCCACCCCCGGCATCGTCCCCGCCGAGAATGGCCATGATCATCCCATAGTCATCGCCAATGTTCTCGAACCCCCGAAAGATGCCCGTCGGGATGTTGAAGATGTCGCCTTCTTCCAGCGTCACCTCGCCAGCATCGCCCCACCGGCCCCAGAAGAAGCGCCAGCGACCCTTCAGGACAAAGAAGACCTCCGCCGTGCGGTGGCAGTGTAGCGAGTTTCGGCACTTAGGCGGCTGGCCCGCCGCCCCGATATTGAAGCCGTGCGGCATGCTGATGTGGACGTGCTGATCGGCGCTTTCAGACACGCCACCGCCAATAATCGTGAAGTTCTCCTTCTGGTCCGAGCCCGGCGTATGGGCATCGATGAAGGCGGTACGGCAAGGTTGAAGATCGCCATAGCGGACAATCCGGCTTTCCATCTCGGCGGGCGTCACGATCGCTATCCTTTCGCGGTGTTTTGGGACGTTTCGGAAGATAAGGGTTCGGGCAAAAGCGGTTCAGCAAGCTCGGTTCCAGGCGTATGGCCCGTCGTGTCAGCATGGATCCAAACCATGCGATCGCAGAACCACACTTTCGGCAGCACAGTCAGGCAAATGCCAGCAAGAGTTGCCCAGACATCGTAGACCCAGATGCCGTATATGAGCGGTGGGAGGCCGATAGCCGACAGCGCCGCCAGCACGTTCGCGGCCCTGAGATGATGTGCGTCGATTGAGACGCGATCTTTGGCCAGCCAGACACGCTCACCCAGCGTTGCCAGCGACCCCCAGCCTGCAAACGACCGAGGCGGCGGAAAGGCGCGCGGGTTGTACCATGTCCATGCGGCAGCCAGGATAAACAGCGGCAGCGCGCCCCAGCCCAGCCATTGGCGCGACCAAAGCGCCAGCACCAACAACGGCAGGCATGTGAAGCGCGTCCAGACGCTCCACGGGTTGGCGTGGCGACGCCAGGTTGCGTCATCCATGCTCATCAGTTTTTCGGCAAAACCGAACACGCCGATCGCCGTCATCTCGCTAGCCCGTTGCAAGAATGATCTGCTTCCAGATCGCCACTTCATCATACAGCACAAATTCGCGCCGCAGACCCCACGGGCCGTATTCAGCGTGGCTTGCGCCCATGATATGGATATCAGCGCCTGATGGCGGGCCAAACGGCCCGTATCCCTCATGCTTACCGGTGAGCGACCAGCGGATGGCGGCACGCGCGGGAAACCCATCGCCATCATCGCGGCCGATCTGGTGGTGGATCTCGAACGCTGCGTCGGGCATGGCCGCGCGCAGTGGCAGCCAAAAACCATCCACTGCCGGCCAGCCGTGGCCGGTCTGATAGCCGGGCATGTCGATCTGGCAGGCTCGGTCATAGTCGCGCTCGATGGTCGCAAAATTCGCGCGCATCAGATTGCGCAGCGTGGTCGCGTACCGCTCGCCCACCTCGTGATCGTTGCCGCGCCCGGTGTAGTGGATGGGCTCGTCAGGT
It encodes the following:
- a CDS encoding TIM barrel protein, whose protein sequence is MQPLSPGQRPNAPRYAARLNAFKIGLPGKPTIEDMLRGAASVEGLNAADLNYPDHFETHTARDVASVLDGLGIALNGLAMRYYTDPGFRLGAFTHPDRAVRQNAIDLTRRGIDTLSEMGGDLMTLWMGQDGFDYAFQGNYRQMWDDTIDAIQAVCAHNRSVQIAIEYKPNEPRAYALMPDIGTTLLAVKEAGSPNLGVTLDFAHVLYADEMPAHTAHLIERHSKILGVHLNDGYGKRDDGLMVGSVHPIQTVELFVELARAGYAGAIYFDTFPDHGGLDPCEEARANIAATDRLRAVAEGLMDNVDLAQAIAAQNAAASHTIISRALFGAG
- a CDS encoding PfkB family carbohydrate kinase, translating into MRPIVVVGAVHHDVIVDAPRLPKVDETLVGQSVRYAFGGKGGNQAVAAARFASGFGASVHFAGCVGYDEPGADAVRTLAEAGVDVTGLQRVDEPTGMSVAISLPDGNYGAVIVSSSNLAFDPLKLVLPPEPAVLVLQNELSPAITLAVAQMASKRDATIIMNAAPARPLPAALDTLVDVLVVNRVEAAGLLERDGRHLKPIEAATELRGDRTAAIVTLGGGGLCVATAIGVEALPPHTVAVQSTHGAGDAFIGALSAAIAAGGELIEACRFANAAAALHVASPPALRDRVTEREVRALMAQ
- a CDS encoding fumarylacetoacetate hydrolase family protein is translated as MKLVRYGASGAEKPGLIDAGGTLRDLSAHVEDIAGDTLGDASIARLADLDAASLPAVDGTPRMGPCVGNVGKFICVGLNYADHAAESGMDVPPEPVLFFKATSAITGPNDDVIIPKGSEKSDWEVELGIVIGKEARYVSEDDAMDHVAGYCVINDLSERHFQIERAGQWVKGKSADTFGPIGPWLVTRDEVPDPQNLSMFLEVDGHRYQDGSTKTMVYGVRHLVHYISQFMSLQPGDIISTGTPPGVGMGQNPQTYLKPGQTMRLGIEGLGEQVQTTVAYSG
- a CDS encoding class I SAM-dependent methyltransferase — encoded protein: MRPAAASITPDLVAVHAATRAIYDKAATGYDAHRAKFLFERPWLDRFLGALPDRPTVADVGCGAGEPIARYLIGAGCRLTGIDCAPAMLAIARKRFADHTWIEADMRTLALKHHFDGLISWDAFFHLSRAEQRQTIPRLAEHVAPGGAMMLTVGPKDCEGSGTVEGEAGYHASLDPAEYESLLTRSGFSDIRFVKEDPECDFHSVVLASNKKP
- a CDS encoding DUF6653 family protein, with the protein product MQRASEMTAIGVFGFAEKLMSMDDATWRRHANPWSVWTRFTCLPLLVLALWSRQWLGWGALPLFILAAAWTWYNPRAFPPPRSFAGWGSLATLGERVWLAKDRVSIDAHHLRAANVLAALSAIGLPPLIYGIWVYDVWATLAGICLTVLPKVWFCDRMVWIHADTTGHTPGTELAEPLLPEPLSSETSQNTAKG
- a CDS encoding aldo/keto reductase — translated: MQIETPLKTRSWDRLGNGGLTFTELGFGAAPIGNLYRAISDDDAHAVLEAAWAAGVRYYDTAPLYGLGLSETRMNRFLRTKPRDDYVLSTKIGRWFKVTTQDKRDCIGKFFDVPARNEVYDYTYDGVMRSLEFSLERLGVDRVDILFAHDLDIFNHGSQEALDAKIAELMNDGGYKALSELREQGVIKAFGAGVNEWQTCQTLTEQGDFDIFLLAGRYTLLEQEALNSFLPLAEKRGIGMVVGGPYNSGILASGPKPGAFYNYNPAPDDVIEKVKRIEKVCNAHQVRMVDAAFQFPLRHPTTVSVIPGGQGVAEMESNLVAAGASIPEALWADLKDQGLLRADAPA
- a CDS encoding GntR family transcriptional regulator, whose amino-acid sequence is MPKSEAHLKTDRQNGGAGLSIPKATEEILAPLDAFSGTLAQRTYASLKQAILSLALKPGEVLRKPEICGMLGVSRSPVAEALARLAGEGLVDVVPQAGTFVARFSVEEIREGAFLREALETAAVERLAERITEAQLAELRRTLRIQKVFVDDGDFPGFYEQDRAFHEQMMSFTGFKRLGQLAQTSWVHVDRARQLLLPEPGRVEATIVEHMAIIDALAARDPHAARLATRAHLRQLITVLEPMMRDRPELFTSL
- a CDS encoding cupin domain-containing protein, translated to MTPAEMESRIVRYGDLQPCRTAFIDAHTPGSDQKENFTIIGGGVSESADQHVHISMPHGFNIGAAGQPPKCRNSLHCHRTAEVFFVLKGRWRFFWGRWGDAGEVTLEEGDIFNIPTGIFRGFENIGDDYGMIMAILGGDDAGGGVIWAPQVIEDAKDHGLVLSEKGKLYDTLRGESLPDGEKPMPLLTDEELKAFPEPTTDDVIPNYVARYWDLMALSDRTPAKVIGENGKLRDKPGFEVDFVTRASASDEMHSHDKPAVLMPVTGHWRVDWANGVNNGTVTLAPGDTMSVPEGIAHRSQPSMSGDAALYHIVATGDPAGATWVPS
- a CDS encoding cobalamin-independent methionine synthase II family protein produces the protein MTIATTHVGSLPRSQKVVDFIFAREKKQSYDQADFDAAMTEAVDEVVRRQNEAGITVVSDGETSKISYATYVKDRYSGFDGDSPRNAPADLKLFPTFLERLRDDGGTPTYARPMCVGEVKSLGQGELEKDIANLKAGMAKYGVERGFMNAASPGVISLFLPNEHYPSREAYLAALADAMRDEYRTIVEAGLDVQLDCPDLALSRHMLFTDLSDEEFVRVAQQNVDALNHALEGIDPGRVRIHICWGNYEGPHVCDIDMATMFDTLMSANARYVLFETSNPRHAHEWTVFADRKSDIPDDKVLVPGVVDTTTNFVEHPQVVRQRIERFAGIVGEDRVIAGSDCGFGTFAGFGAVDPEIAWAKLKTLADGAALAS